Sequence from the Meleagris gallopavo isolate NT-WF06-2002-E0010 breed Aviagen turkey brand Nicholas breeding stock unplaced genomic scaffold, Turkey_5.1 ChrUn_random_7180001844183, whole genome shotgun sequence genome:
ACCAACGAGGTCTATGCTGAGGGGTGGAGAAACGCTGCCATGGAGTGGCGAAATAGATGGGGTCGCGCCGACCGCCCACCGGCACTGAGACGGGATCAGGCCACAGCCATGCTGGCGTACACGATGGAGGGGAAACTGTACCACCAGTTCAACAACGCCACGAGAGGGGATGGCATCTCCCGGCAGCACTACCTGCGCTCCTTCCCCTTCAAGACGCTGCATTTCCTCctgagcagagccctgcacaCCCTGCGGGAATCCCAGCCCCAGCAATGCTACAACGTCTACCGCGGCGTCAAGGGCACCCGATTCACAGCACAGCAAGGCAGGGTGGTCCGCTTCGGCCAGTTCACATCCTCCTCCCTCAGGAAGAAGGTCGCTGAATCTTTTGGCCAGGACACCTTCTTCTCAGTGGAGACCTGCTATGGTGTGCCCATCAAGGAATTCTCCACTTTCCCCGGTGAGGACGAAGTCCTCATCCCACCCTTTGAGCAATTCAGGGTCACCAACATCACCTGCATTGAGGGAAGAACCCTAATCCAGCTCCGCTCCCAAGGGATGAACAGCACCTACAACTGCGAGTTCGTGAAGGGTaagagctgcagtgctccagCATGGGGAGCTTGGGTGGATCGGGGACACTGAGGACCGGGACATGGGGAGGGTGTGCAGGCTGTGGTCGTGGGGAGGTGGGGAGCTCGGCCAACGGGGAGCCCACGGGGAACTTGAGGCCGGGCCCCGCTGATGGCTGCAGCCCGGCAGCTCTGCGCTGGGGTTGCAGTGCAGTNNNNNNNNNNNNNNNNNNNNggagcagatcctcctggaagctgtgTTCAGGCACGTATGAGATAAAGGGGCGattcgagacagccagcatggctgcaCCGTGGGCAGACGTGCCTGACcgatctggtggccttctgtgatggagtgacggctTCGGTGGAcgggggaagggcgatggatGTCATGTGCCCGGAgttctgcaaggcctttgacgtGGTCCCTCACCACGTCCTTCTGTCTGCATTGCAGAGGCGTGGATGTGAAGGATGGGCTGTCGGGTGCATTAGGAATTGTCTGGCTGGAGGCAGCCaaagggctgtgatcagtggctCTGTGTCAGGGCGCAGGCCGctcacaagcggtgtccctcaggaCATCGAGTgaccctcagcaagtttgtggatgacaccgAGCTGAGCGGTGCAGGCGATAcatgggagggaagggaagccatccatccagagggagctggacaggctggagaagtgggcccatgagaacctACGAGGTTCAAcgaggccaagtgcagggtgctgactgggggaagatctcctcgagagcagccctgcggagaaggacctgggggtcctggtggacgaggagctggacatgagccagcagtgtgcgcctgcagcctggaaggccgactgtgttctgggctgcattaaaaaggggtggccagcaggagatggaggtgatcgtccccctctgctcagcccttgtgaggccccgtctgcagcactgcgtccaggcctggggcccgcagcacaggaaggacg
This genomic interval carries:
- the LOC100547963 gene encoding erythroblast NAD(P)(+)--arginine ADP-ribosyltransferase-like — encoded protein: MGTWVLLHVEHVLLGWVLLLGTLASVLATSSKRDLGPVKEVAMDMANNTFDDQYQGCSRMMEDELEELNRTEFTNEVYAEGWRNAAMEWRNRWGRADRPPALRRDQATAMLAYTMEGKLYHQFNNATRGDGISRQHYLRSFPFKTLHFLLSRALHTLRESQPQQCYNVYRGVKGTRFTAQQGRVVRFGQFTSSSLRKKVAESFGQDTFFSVETCYGVPIKEFSTFPGEDEVLIPPFEQFRVTNITCIEGRTLIQLRSQGMNSTYNCEFVKGKSCSAPAWGAWVDRGH